From Schizosaccharomyces pombe strain 972h- genome assembly, chromosome: II, the proteins below share one genomic window:
- the rps29 gene encoding 40S ribosomal protein uS14, with protein sequence MAHENVWFSHPRKYGKGSRQCAHTGRRLGLIRKYGLNISRQSFREYANDIGFVKYR encoded by the exons ATGGCCCACGAAAACGTTTGGTTCTCTCACCCTCGCAAGTACGGAAAGGGCAGCAGACAATG CGCTCACACTGGTCGTCGTCTCGGTTTAATCCGCAAGTACGGTTTGAACATCTCTCGTCAAAGTTTCCGTGAGTACGCCAACGACATTGGTTTCGTTAAG TACCGTTAA
- the rps27 gene encoding 40S ribosomal protein eS27: MVLAVDLLNPSHESEMRKHKLKQLVQGPRSFFMDVKCPGCFNITTVFSHAQTVVICGSCASVLCQPTGGKARLMEGCSFRRKN, encoded by the exons ATGGTG TTGGCAGTTGATCTCTTAAATCCCAGTCATGAATCCGAGATGCGCAAGCACAAGCTGAAGCAGCTTGTTCAAGGCCCTCGCAGTTTCTTCATG gaTGTCAAGTGCCCTGGATGCTTCAACATCACCACAGTTTTCTCTCATGCTCAAACCGTTGTTATTTGCGGTTCTTGTGCCTCTGTCCTTTGCCAACCTACTGGTGGTAAGGCTCGTCTTATGGAGGGATGCTCTTTCAGAAGAAAGAACTAA
- the rlp1 gene encoding RecA family ATPase Rlp1 gives MNAAEWVAELKRKSQIESFKEQKGLVYDDHIEKVLYSGSVNGTLLVIEGNSCSGKTELLYHLASNVLLRSSQELVLIVSSEWDWSIKRLTFILHERLISSRGVSQTCKCNCAVKLENESTVHLQNAAREDGTDEDINSNSVNDVSLSSGETMLQFPEHEEQHECNREMEQLYESASSTVYPCSFWEDAERKIDAQCAILWPMEFSGVVESIPQSTKDLLRIWKEAKIQMHEDFRCNKTEFNEACFDASSSRLGCILMDGLSTFYWQLRLERGYTQVYADLQNRLCTSSKLFGCPVVCTNWLLNNKQHLPIQCKRFRSERRANARFYLENCVSKLGETFYLSVKGVQTKTEMASPYSQQEMEKV, from the coding sequence ATGAACGCAGCTGAATGGGTTGCTGAACTAAAGAGGAAAAGCCAGATTGAAAGTTTTAAAGAGCAGAAAGGTCTCGTCTATGATGATCATATTGAAAAAGTCCTTTATAGTGGATCAGTGAATGGTACTTTACTTGTCATTGAAGGAAATTCTTGTTCTGGAAAGACCGAGCTATTATATCATTTAGCTTCAAATGTATTACTTCGAAGTTCGCAAGAGCTGGTGCTAATTGTCAGCAGTGAATGGGACTGGAGCATCAAACGACTCACGTTTATTTTACACGAACGTCTGATTTCATCGAGAGGTGTTTCTCAGACTTGTAAATGCAATTGTGCAGTGAAGTTGGAAAACGAGTCAACCGTTCACCTTCAGAACGCTGCACGTGAAGATGGTACTGATGAAGATATAAATTCTAATTCAGTAAACGACGTATCTTTATCCAGTGGTGAGACAATGCTACAATTTCCCGAGCACGAAGAACAGCATGAGTGTAATCGTGAAATGGAACAACTGTATGAAAGTGCCTCTTCTACCGTCTACCCTTGTTCCTTTTGGGAGGACgcagaaagaaaaattgatgCTCAATGCGCAATTCTTTGGCCAATGGAGTTTTCTGGCGTCGTAGAATCAATCCCCCAATCTACGAAAGATTTGCTCCGGATTTGGAAGGAAGCGAAAATACAAATGCATGAGGATTTTCGTTGTAATAAAACAGAATTTAATGAAGCTTGCTTTGATGCTTCATCAAGTAGGCTAGGATGTATATTGATGGATGGACTTTCTACCTTTTACTGGCAACTAAGACTGGAAAGAGGATATACGCAAGTATATGCAGACTTGCAGAATCGTTTATGTACATCGTCAAAATTGTTTGGATGCCCAGTAGTTTGTACAAACTGGTTATTGAATAATAAGCAACATCTACCCATCCAATGCAAAAGATTTCGATCAGAAAGGAGAGCAAATGCGCGATTTTATTTGGAAAACTGTGTAAGTAAACTAGGAGAAaccttttatttatctGTGAAAGGtgttcaaacaaaaactgAGATGGCTAGTCCGTATAGTCAGcaagaaatggaaaaagttTAG
- a CDS encoding uncharacterized protein (Schizosaccharomyces pombe specific protein) — translation MLSYGMPCHVLRRNTRILMKEKKKRLGIMFWQNVERRRCPETHSNEGASQGKRKRSERLKSVDFKKGVYCACACACTFQQE, via the coding sequence ATGCTATCGTATGGCATGCCTTGCCATGTCCTTCGGAGAAACACTAGGATTttgatgaaagaaaaaaaaaaaagacttgGGATTATGTTCTGGCAAAATGTAGAGCGACGGAGATGTCCAGAAACACACAGCAACGAGGGAGCAAGTCAAGGGAAAAGAAAGAGGAGTGAGAGATTAAAGAGCGTAGACTTCAAGAAAGGTGTGTATTGTGCATGTGCATGTGCATGTACATTTCAACAAGAGTAG